A region of Bacillota bacterium DNA encodes the following proteins:
- the guaA gene encoding glutamine-hydrolyzing GMP synthase — protein sequence MIAILDFGSQYSMLIARKIRELEVYCEILPHDASATRIAGLKPEGIVLSGGPSSVYEENAPSCDRRILDMGVPVLGICYGMQLMARILGGEVAHLGLREYGKTTVFVNDWSDLFAGVGPSFTSWMSHQDQVNAPPAGFDVIARTENTPVAAMRDRVRKLYGLQFHPEVVHTEHGREILANFLFRICGCEKSWTRGRFIQDQVERVREQVGEGRAIAALSGGVDSSVAALLVHRAIGDRLTCVFVDTGLLRKGEPEQVKATFGEHFSMNLRTVDARERFISTLRGVVDPEEKRRRIGREFIRVFEEEARKCGEVDFLVQGTLYPDVIESAGSRLGPAAKIKSHHNVGGLPETMRLRLIEPLRYLFKDEVRVIGRDLGLPASIIERHPFPGPGLAVRVVGEVTPESLEIVREADAIVEEETRAAGLYTEVWQAFAVLLDVRSVGVMGDARTYERPIVIRAVTSEDGMTCDWVRLPSEVLERISTRIVNEVKGVNRVVYDISTKPPATIEWE from the coding sequence ATGATAGCAATCCTTGACTTCGGCTCACAATATAGCATGCTGATCGCTCGCAAGATCCGCGAGCTTGAGGTATACTGCGAGATCCTTCCCCACGATGCGTCCGCGACGCGGATAGCTGGGCTCAAGCCTGAGGGGATCGTTCTTTCAGGCGGGCCGTCGAGCGTGTATGAGGAAAACGCCCCTTCTTGCGACCGGCGAATCCTAGATATGGGCGTTCCCGTGCTCGGGATCTGCTATGGCATGCAGCTCATGGCGCGGATCCTTGGGGGCGAGGTGGCTCATCTCGGCTTGCGGGAGTACGGCAAGACCACGGTCTTCGTGAATGACTGGTCCGATCTCTTCGCGGGCGTGGGTCCGAGCTTCACGTCGTGGATGAGCCATCAAGACCAGGTGAATGCGCCTCCTGCGGGGTTCGATGTCATCGCCCGCACCGAGAACACCCCTGTTGCAGCCATGCGCGACCGCGTCCGGAAGCTTTACGGGCTCCAGTTTCATCCTGAGGTGGTTCACACCGAACACGGCAGGGAGATCTTGGCGAACTTTTTGTTCAGGATATGCGGGTGTGAGAAGTCGTGGACTCGAGGCAGGTTTATCCAGGACCAGGTAGAGCGCGTCCGCGAGCAGGTGGGAGAGGGGCGCGCGATCGCCGCGCTGTCGGGCGGTGTCGATTCCTCCGTGGCCGCGCTCCTCGTTCACCGCGCAATCGGTGACAGGCTTACATGCGTGTTTGTTGACACAGGCCTGCTTCGGAAGGGCGAGCCAGAGCAGGTCAAGGCCACTTTCGGGGAACACTTCAGCATGAACCTCCGCACCGTGGACGCGCGAGAGCGGTTCATAAGCACGCTGCGCGGGGTGGTGGACCCGGAGGAGAAACGCAGGAGGATCGGTCGCGAGTTCATCAGGGTATTTGAGGAAGAGGCTCGGAAGTGTGGCGAAGTCGACTTCCTGGTCCAGGGGACGCTGTATCCCGATGTCATTGAGAGTGCGGGCTCCCGTCTTGGGCCCGCGGCCAAGATCAAGTCCCACCACAACGTGGGCGGTCTTCCCGAGACCATGCGGCTGCGGCTCATCGAGCCATTGCGCTACCTCTTCAAGGATGAAGTCCGGGTCATCGGGCGGGACCTCGGTCTGCCGGCATCCATAATCGAGCGCCACCCGTTCCCTGGGCCCGGCCTCGCTGTCCGGGTGGTGGGCGAGGTCACTCCGGAGAGCCTCGAGATAGTGCGCGAGGCGGATGCGATCGTTGAGGAGGAGACGAGGGCTGCGGGGCTGTATACCGAAGTGTGGCAGGCTTTTGCAGTGCTCCTGGACGTGCGAAGCGTGGGCGTCATGGGAGACGCGCGCACCTACGAGCGGCCCATCGTGATCCGCGCGGTAACGAGCGAAGACGGGATGACGTGCGATTGGGTGAGGCTCCCGTCGGAAGTGCTCGAGAGGATCTCCACGCGCATCGTCAACGAGGTCAAGGGCGTGAACCGCGTCGTGTATGACATAAGCACGAAGCCACCGGCGACGATCGAATGGGAATAG
- the moaC gene encoding cyclic pyranopterin monophosphate synthase MoaC, translating into MTEGVPGRTLTHLDGSGKARMVDVTSKPDTAREAQARCRVRMAPATLALAERGEGPKGDVFGVARVAAVMGAKSTSSLIPMCHPIPITGIDVDFRTDLASGVVDIQVTVRTFGKTGAEMEALTGACMAALTIYDMCKAVDRSMVIGDVRLVRKSGGKSGDFVREGEPSWEG; encoded by the coding sequence ATGACGGAAGGAGTGCCCGGGAGGACGCTGACCCATCTTGACGGGTCGGGCAAAGCGCGGATGGTGGACGTGACGTCGAAGCCTGACACTGCCCGCGAGGCGCAGGCTCGATGCAGGGTCCGGATGGCCCCCGCGACCCTTGCACTGGCTGAGAGGGGCGAGGGGCCGAAGGGCGACGTCTTCGGAGTGGCGAGGGTGGCTGCGGTGATGGGCGCGAAGAGCACGTCCTCGCTCATCCCGATGTGCCATCCTATTCCCATCACCGGGATCGACGTGGACTTTCGGACCGATCTCGCCAGCGGTGTCGTGGACATCCAGGTCACGGTGCGCACTTTCGGAAAGACGGGGGCTGAAATGGAGGCTCTCACCGGGGCCTGCATGGCCGCGCTCACCATTTACGACATGTGCAAGGCAGTGGACCGGTCCATGGTGATAGGCGATGTGAGGCTCGTGCGCAAGTCCGGCGGCAAGAGCGGGGATTTCGTACGGGAGGGAGAGCCGAGTTGGGAGGGGTAG
- a CDS encoding MOSC domain-containing protein — protein sequence MGGVVVAVCVSETKGVSKRDVCRGRLVEGHGLEGDAHAGPWHRQVSLLAEESIDKMRAKGIEVGPGAFAENITTRGIDLHHLPVGTRLEIGPEAVLEVTQIGKECHAGCAIFRQVGECVMPREGVFARVVRGGEIERGDEIRVKTPVRFAVLTVSDKGSRGERPDESGDVIERMVSSIGRVVERRIVPDEYDLIVEELRRMADKLGVDVVLTTGGTGFSPRDVTPEATRSVIDRLVPGIPEAMRAAGLAKTPHAMLSRAAAGIRRKTLIVNLPGSPKGVEESLAVLLAAIPHAVETLRGTAEECGRERSKND from the coding sequence TTGGGAGGGGTAGTCGTCGCGGTGTGTGTGAGCGAGACCAAGGGCGTGAGCAAGCGCGACGTGTGTCGGGGCAGGCTAGTGGAGGGGCACGGCTTAGAGGGGGACGCCCACGCTGGTCCGTGGCACCGGCAAGTGAGCCTGCTCGCGGAGGAAAGCATCGACAAGATGCGCGCGAAGGGAATCGAGGTTGGGCCGGGGGCATTCGCGGAGAACATCACCACCCGCGGCATTGACCTCCACCACTTGCCCGTGGGCACCCGGCTTGAGATAGGGCCCGAAGCGGTGCTCGAGGTCACTCAGATAGGCAAGGAGTGTCACGCAGGGTGTGCCATCTTTCGGCAAGTGGGCGAGTGCGTGATGCCGCGCGAGGGGGTGTTCGCGAGAGTGGTACGGGGCGGAGAGATCGAGCGGGGAGATGAGATACGCGTGAAGACGCCGGTTCGGTTCGCGGTCTTGACGGTGAGTGACAAGGGAAGCCGAGGGGAGCGGCCCGACGAGAGCGGCGATGTCATCGAACGTATGGTCTCGAGCATCGGCAGGGTGGTGGAAAGGCGCATCGTTCCCGACGAGTACGACCTGATCGTTGAGGAACTGCGTCGTATGGCCGATAAGCTCGGGGTTGACGTGGTCCTGACCACGGGCGGCACGGGATTCAGCCCGCGCGATGTTACACCCGAGGCTACGAGATCGGTCATTGACCGCCTCGTTCCGGGGATTCCCGAGGCCATGCGCGCGGCCGGGCTCGCCAAGACGCCTCACGCCATGTTGAGCCGGGCTGCCGCGGGCATCCGGAGGAAGACCCTGATCGTGAACCTTCCCGGCAGCCCGAAGGGGGTCGAGGAAAGCTTGGCAGTGCTCCTCGCGGCCATCCCCCATGCGGTGGAGACCCTAAGAGGGACCGCCGAAGAGTGCGGGAGGGAACGGAGCAAGAACGATTGA
- a CDS encoding NCS2 family permease encodes MDSVFHLRENHTNIRTEIVAGITTFMTMAYIIIVNPSILGNTGMDVGAVMVATILGTALGTLVMALYANYPFAMAPGMGLNAFFAFTVVLGMGISWQTALAAVFVDGVIFLILTLLPVRKAIINGVPMTLKLAVSVGIGLFIAFIGMQEAGIIVRNEATLVGLGNITSPTVLLSLFGLAVMGLLVSRRVKGSLLLGILITTIVGMIFKLNPAPRGIADIIGAPPSLAPTFLKMDFSGLLDVGLITVIFTFTFVDMFDTAGTLIGVSTKAGFLNEKGELPRADQALLADAVGTIAGAIFGTSTVTTYVESASGVAEGGRTGLTAVTVAVLFLLSLFFAPLVKLIPAAATAPALIIVGIFMMEPVMKIDFTDFTEAIPAFLAIAMMPFAYSIAEGLVFGVLGYVIIKLLVGRAKEISATMWVLAALFVLRFILPLIT; translated from the coding sequence CTGGATAGCGTGTTTCACTTGAGAGAGAACCACACCAACATAAGGACAGAGATCGTGGCGGGCATCACGACTTTCATGACGATGGCTTACATCATCATCGTCAATCCATCCATTCTCGGGAACACCGGCATGGACGTCGGAGCTGTGATGGTCGCGACCATCCTCGGCACGGCCCTGGGAACGCTGGTTATGGCGCTCTATGCGAATTACCCGTTCGCCATGGCGCCCGGGATGGGTTTGAACGCCTTCTTCGCATTTACAGTGGTCCTCGGAATGGGCATAAGTTGGCAAACGGCCCTCGCCGCCGTGTTCGTTGACGGCGTGATCTTCTTGATACTGACCCTTCTCCCGGTGCGAAAGGCTATCATCAACGGCGTCCCGATGACCCTGAAGCTCGCGGTGAGCGTGGGCATCGGTCTTTTCATCGCCTTCATAGGGATGCAAGAAGCCGGGATAATCGTGAGAAATGAGGCCACGCTCGTGGGGCTAGGCAACATAACGTCCCCGACGGTTCTGCTGTCCCTGTTCGGCCTGGCCGTTATGGGGCTCCTCGTTTCGCGGCGCGTCAAAGGCTCGCTCCTGCTTGGCATCCTTATCACAACGATCGTGGGAATGATATTCAAGCTGAACCCCGCACCGAGAGGGATCGCCGACATCATCGGCGCTCCGCCAAGCCTCGCCCCAACATTTCTGAAGATGGACTTCAGCGGGCTCCTGGACGTCGGACTGATAACAGTGATCTTCACATTCACATTTGTAGACATGTTCGATACGGCCGGTACACTCATTGGTGTTTCAACAAAAGCCGGGTTCCTGAACGAAAAGGGCGAATTGCCCAGAGCTGACCAGGCGCTCCTCGCCGACGCGGTCGGCACCATCGCCGGAGCGATTTTCGGAACCAGCACCGTCACCACGTACGTGGAAAGCGCGTCGGGCGTCGCTGAGGGCGGGCGAACCGGCCTCACGGCCGTCACAGTCGCAGTGCTGTTCCTGCTCTCGCTCTTCTTCGCGCCGCTTGTGAAGCTGATCCCCGCTGCCGCAACCGCTCCCGCCCTCATCATCGTGGGCATTTTCATGATGGAGCCAGTTATGAAGATCGACTTCACCGACTTCACCGAGGCGATCCCGGCGTTCCTTGCCATCGCGATGATGCCGTTCGCGTACAGCATAGCCGAGGGCCTGGTGTTCGGGGTTCTCGGATACGTCATCATCAAGCTGCTGGTAGGCAGGGCGAAAGAGATCAGCGCCACAATGTGGGTGCTCGCAGCGCTCTTTGTCCTCAGGTTCATCCTGCCGCTCATAACCTGA
- a CDS encoding DegT/DnrJ/EryC1/StrS family aminotransferase, with amino-acid sequence MAKPYHGPEIEEAVLQVLRSGMLIQGRMVEEFETGLANYLGATHVVAVGSGTAALHLAFLALGVGPGDEVITTPFSFASSAYAIMYCGATPVFADIDPRTFNIDPASIEERITPRTVGIEPVHLYGQPAEMDAIRDIAARHGLFIVEDAAQAIGAEYRGRKIGTIGDVTCFSTYATKNLHTMEGGFIATEDRDLATKIRRLRNIGQESKYRHTLVGFNYRMTEVAAAVGRAQLGLIDEFSRIRRQNAAYLTGAISSLPGVTPPYVPPHVSSVFHQYTVSIDESTLGRSRDEIAALMKAAGVETGIHYPEPIYSQPALRERFGAQAALCPATERAYRQVLSLPVHPGLTKDDLDHVVRALASAVGVAL; translated from the coding sequence ATGGCAAAACCCTATCACGGTCCCGAGATAGAAGAGGCCGTCCTCCAAGTGCTCAGATCGGGGATGCTCATTCAGGGGCGGATGGTCGAGGAGTTCGAGACGGGCCTAGCGAATTACCTAGGCGCCACGCACGTCGTGGCTGTGGGAAGCGGCACTGCTGCCCTTCACCTCGCCTTCCTCGCGCTCGGGGTCGGCCCCGGAGACGAGGTCATCACCACGCCGTTCAGCTTCGCGTCGTCCGCCTATGCCATCATGTATTGCGGCGCGACGCCTGTGTTCGCCGATATCGATCCAAGGACCTTCAACATAGACCCAGCGTCGATCGAGGAGAGAATAACCCCTCGCACAGTCGGTATCGAGCCCGTGCACCTCTACGGGCAACCGGCGGAGATGGATGCCATACGCGACATAGCCGCGCGTCACGGCCTCTTCATCGTGGAAGACGCTGCCCAGGCCATCGGGGCGGAATACCGTGGTAGGAAAATCGGAACCATCGGTGACGTGACGTGTTTCAGCACTTACGCCACGAAGAACCTCCATACCATGGAAGGCGGGTTCATCGCGACAGAAGACCGCGATCTCGCAACGAAAATCAGGCGCCTGCGCAACATCGGCCAGGAGAGCAAATACCGTCACACGCTGGTCGGATTCAATTACCGCATGACAGAAGTCGCGGCAGCCGTCGGGCGGGCGCAACTCGGCCTCATAGACGAGTTTTCGAGGATCCGGCGGCAAAACGCGGCCTACCTCACCGGCGCGATCTCGTCGCTCCCGGGGGTCACGCCGCCTTACGTGCCGCCCCATGTATCATCCGTCTTCCACCAGTACACGGTGAGCATCGATGAGAGCACTCTAGGCCGCTCGCGCGATGAGATAGCTGCCTTAATGAAGGCAGCCGGCGTCGAAACGGGCATCCACTACCCGGAACCAATCTATTCCCAGCCAGCGCTTCGAGAGCGGTTCGGAGCACAGGCCGCACTCTGTCCAGCAACGGAACGGGCCTATCGGCAGGTTCTGTCGCTCCCCGTTCATCCCGGGCTGACAAAAGATGATCTAGACCATGTGGTGCGGGCGCTAGCGAGCGCGGTGGGCGTCGCCCTGTAA
- the moaA gene encoding GTP 3',8-cyclase MoaA has protein sequence MTTLVDAFGRRITYLRVSVTDKCNLRCVYCMPEHGVKPRSHHEILRLEEIARVVRVAAGLGITKVRITGGEPLVRKGLVQLVKMIASLPGLRDFAMTTNGTLLDDRAAELAAAGLKRVNISLDTLRPDVYSRITRRGDLQAALRGIAAAEAAGLRPIRLNAVVVRGVNDGEIEDLARLTLEHAWDVRFIELMPFWGNGGSLGPSDVVPIEEVRGRVKAIARGGALVPCHASLTLGSAAPTGRPGLEAAGESGPASYIRLPGALGRVGFISREGDGFCVRCNRLRLTVDGKLLPCLLATSGVDLRGPLRDGADDAAIAELIRKAVSMKPESGAACGGVAGDGVLQPSPSLCEIGG, from the coding sequence GTGACAACGCTCGTTGATGCCTTTGGCCGGAGGATCACGTATCTGCGCGTCTCTGTGACGGACAAGTGTAACCTCCGGTGCGTTTACTGTATGCCAGAGCACGGGGTGAAGCCCAGGTCGCACCACGAGATACTCAGGCTCGAGGAAATCGCCCGCGTGGTCCGGGTCGCAGCCGGCCTGGGGATCACCAAGGTGAGGATCACCGGCGGCGAGCCCCTCGTGCGCAAGGGCCTCGTGCAGCTCGTGAAGATGATCGCCTCTCTTCCTGGCCTCCGCGACTTCGCGATGACCACCAATGGCACGCTTCTTGATGACCGCGCTGCCGAGCTCGCGGCCGCAGGGCTCAAGCGAGTCAACATCAGCCTGGACACGCTGAGGCCGGACGTGTACTCGAGGATAACGCGACGTGGCGATCTCCAGGCGGCGCTCCGCGGGATAGCCGCTGCGGAGGCGGCAGGCCTTCGGCCCATCAGGTTAAACGCTGTGGTGGTCCGGGGCGTAAATGACGGCGAGATCGAGGATCTCGCTCGACTCACGTTGGAACACGCCTGGGACGTGAGGTTCATAGAGCTCATGCCGTTTTGGGGCAATGGCGGGAGCCTCGGGCCTTCGGATGTGGTCCCCATTGAAGAGGTGAGGGGAAGAGTGAAGGCCATCGCCCGTGGTGGGGCATTGGTCCCTTGCCACGCGTCACTGACGTTGGGCTCGGCCGCACCCACGGGGCGGCCAGGCCTGGAGGCAGCAGGCGAATCGGGCCCCGCGAGCTACATACGGCTGCCTGGAGCGCTCGGGCGAGTCGGCTTCATATCAAGGGAGGGCGACGGTTTTTGCGTGAGGTGCAACAGGCTGCGTCTCACGGTCGACGGCAAGCTCTTGCCGTGCCTTCTCGCAACCTCCGGGGTCGACTTGCGGGGGCCGCTTCGCGACGGCGCCGACGACGCAGCCATTGCTGAGCTCATACGGAAAGCTGTGAGCATGAAGCCGGAGAGCGGCGCGGCGTGCGGAGGCGTGGCGGGCGACGGTGTGTTGCAGCCCTCGCCGTCGCTGTGTGAGATCGGAGGTTGA
- a CDS encoding TldD/PmbA family protein, which produces MVGAKDTVFRSRDHACVADIVLNTSEADEVEVAVETSEAYLTRFANCEIHQNTGERTTSVVVRSVFGQKVGVASTTRLDRESVEATVRRAGRVAKAQPENPEFPGLPGPAECAQVNAYSEETASCPPERRASGVGEICRLAAKEGLVASGSFSTAAHEMMVVNSRGLLAETRFTRANLLTVVMSATGSGYAERFSVNVGAIDPHEVAEEAVRGCLADADPVDIEPGEYEAIFEAYAVADMVQMLSYMGFGALSFQEGRSFMSGNIGRRITGPNITIWDDGLDPRGVPLPFDAEGVPKQRVMLIEEGVARGVVYDSFTAAREGKRSTGHAISPLPSAEPFAVNLFMAGGDSSLDEMIAATRRGIYVKRLHYTNPVHPAKSILTGMTRDGTFLVESGRIVRPVKNLRFTESILGAFSGVELISKETRLLPLYSLGGIVAPAVKVRSFTFTGVTQY; this is translated from the coding sequence ATGGTAGGGGCGAAAGATACCGTTTTCCGTAGCAGAGACCATGCGTGCGTGGCCGATATCGTCCTGAATACGTCCGAAGCTGACGAGGTCGAGGTGGCCGTCGAGACGTCCGAGGCATACCTCACGCGTTTCGCCAACTGCGAGATCCACCAGAACACCGGGGAACGCACCACAAGCGTGGTGGTGAGGTCGGTATTCGGTCAGAAGGTCGGGGTTGCGTCCACCACGAGGCTGGATCGCGAATCGGTCGAGGCCACGGTGCGGCGGGCGGGGCGCGTCGCGAAGGCGCAGCCTGAGAACCCAGAGTTCCCAGGGCTCCCCGGCCCGGCCGAGTGTGCGCAGGTCAACGCATATTCCGAAGAGACCGCGTCGTGCCCGCCAGAGCGGCGGGCTTCGGGCGTGGGGGAGATCTGCAGGCTCGCGGCCAAAGAAGGGCTCGTTGCGTCAGGCTCGTTTTCCACGGCGGCGCACGAGATGATGGTCGTGAACTCACGCGGGCTTCTTGCAGAGACACGGTTCACCCGCGCGAACCTTCTCACGGTCGTTATGTCCGCTACCGGCTCGGGTTACGCGGAGCGCTTTTCTGTGAACGTCGGAGCCATAGACCCGCATGAAGTCGCTGAAGAGGCGGTGAGGGGATGTCTGGCGGATGCCGACCCCGTAGACATCGAGCCCGGAGAATACGAAGCCATCTTCGAGGCGTACGCGGTGGCCGACATGGTTCAAATGCTCTCCTACATGGGGTTCGGTGCGCTCTCGTTCCAAGAGGGTCGTAGCTTCATGTCAGGGAATATCGGGCGCAGGATAACCGGGCCGAACATCACCATCTGGGATGACGGCCTTGACCCGCGCGGGGTGCCGCTGCCCTTCGACGCCGAGGGGGTGCCCAAGCAGAGGGTCATGCTCATCGAGGAGGGCGTCGCACGCGGCGTTGTGTACGATTCGTTCACGGCCGCGCGCGAGGGAAAGCGCTCCACGGGCCATGCGATATCGCCCTTGCCGTCCGCGGAGCCCTTCGCCGTCAATCTCTTCATGGCTGGGGGTGATTCCTCTCTGGACGAGATGATCGCGGCCACGAGGCGCGGCATTTACGTGAAGCGCCTTCACTATACGAACCCCGTCCATCCCGCAAAGTCGATACTGACGGGCATGACGAGGGATGGCACCTTCCTCGTGGAAAGCGGCAGGATCGTGCGGCCGGTGAAGAACCTCCGGTTCACCGAGAGCATACTTGGCGCGTTCTCCGGCGTGGAACTGATCTCAAAGGAGACGAGGCTTCTTCCCTTGTACTCGCTGGGTGGAATCGTAGCGCCGGCGGTAAAGGTGAGGAGCTTCACGTTTACGGGAGTCACGCAATACTGA
- the hpt gene encoding hypoxanthine phosphoribosyltransferase, with protein sequence MVNDLQQILLSEEVIAKRVKELGEQISRDYSGCDLVVVGILKGALVFMADLIRHLSIPVIMDFAVVSSYGTATKTSGVVRILKDLDQPIEGKHVLIVEDIIDTGLTMHYLINNFKARKPLSVKVCTLLDKPSRREVDIVPDYCGFSIPDHFVVGYGLDYAEYYRNLPQVGVLKPEVYQK encoded by the coding sequence GTGGTAAACGACCTTCAGCAGATCCTCCTGAGCGAGGAGGTCATCGCCAAGAGGGTCAAGGAGCTCGGCGAGCAGATCTCCCGAGATTACAGTGGATGCGACCTTGTGGTGGTGGGCATACTCAAAGGCGCGCTCGTGTTCATGGCGGACCTTATACGGCACCTGTCGATTCCCGTCATAATGGATTTCGCCGTGGTGTCGAGCTACGGCACGGCCACGAAGACCTCGGGCGTCGTGCGGATCCTCAAAGACCTCGATCAGCCCATCGAGGGCAAGCACGTGCTCATCGTCGAGGACATAATAGACACCGGGCTCACCATGCACTACCTCATCAACAACTTCAAGGCCAGGAAGCCTCTCTCGGTGAAGGTGTGCACGCTTCTCGATAAGCCGAGCCGCAGAGAAGTGGATATTGTTCCTGACTACTGCGGGTTTTCCATCCCCGACCATTTCGTGGTCGGGTACGGGCTTGACTACGCGGAATACTACCGCAACCTGCCCCAGGTTGGCGTGTTGAAACCGGAAGTATATCAAAAATGA
- a CDS encoding TldD/PmbA family protein has translation MLDVPELKDALDLAVSRGASYADVRVVRRRQESISVKNGAVSGVSMGEDEGFGVRVLVDGAWGFASSSRLDLDEALRVADEAVRIARASATVKRRDVALAPTKPVTGSHVTPCNTDPFEVPIDEKIQLLLDADRLAREDKRVRVSTASMSFFEEEKTFVSSEGAVISQKRVESGAGLSAFAAGPNDVQRRSYPAAFGGDFACAGYEFVEALDLPGHAEKVGREAGDLLDAPQCPSMTTTVILGTNQMALQIHESCGHPSELDRVFGTEASYAGTSFLTPDKKGSFRYGSELVNITADATIPGGLGSFGYDDEGVPAQRTPLVDGGIFVNYLTSRETAARLGERSNGAMRADGPHRMPIIRMTNINLEPGDWTLDEMIRDTKEGILLDTNKSWSIDDRRLNFQFGTEVGYLIRDGAIGQMVKNPTYTGITPEFWGSCDAVGTRGEWHLWGVPNCGKGEPPQLAHVGHGSAPARFRNVRVGVGRW, from the coding sequence TTGCTGGATGTGCCGGAACTGAAAGACGCCCTTGACCTCGCTGTGTCGAGGGGGGCAAGCTATGCCGACGTGAGAGTAGTGCGTAGGCGGCAGGAATCTATCTCCGTGAAAAACGGAGCGGTGAGTGGCGTATCCATGGGCGAGGATGAGGGCTTCGGTGTAAGGGTGCTCGTGGACGGGGCCTGGGGTTTCGCGTCTAGCTCCAGGCTGGACCTTGACGAAGCCTTGCGGGTTGCGGACGAGGCTGTAAGAATCGCGCGGGCGAGCGCGACGGTGAAACGGCGCGATGTTGCGCTGGCCCCCACCAAGCCGGTCACTGGCTCGCACGTCACCCCGTGCAACACGGACCCGTTCGAGGTGCCGATCGACGAGAAGATCCAACTGCTCCTTGACGCTGATAGGCTGGCCAGGGAAGATAAGAGGGTCAGGGTGTCCACCGCTTCGATGAGCTTTTTTGAGGAAGAGAAGACCTTCGTGTCATCCGAAGGCGCGGTGATCAGCCAGAAAAGGGTGGAAAGCGGCGCCGGGCTCTCCGCGTTCGCCGCGGGCCCAAACGATGTACAGAGGCGATCATATCCGGCCGCGTTCGGCGGGGATTTCGCGTGTGCGGGATACGAGTTCGTGGAGGCTCTCGACCTTCCCGGCCATGCAGAGAAGGTGGGACGGGAGGCGGGGGATCTCTTGGACGCGCCGCAGTGCCCCTCGATGACCACCACGGTGATCCTCGGAACCAACCAGATGGCCCTGCAGATTCACGAGTCCTGCGGGCACCCGTCGGAGCTGGACAGGGTCTTCGGCACCGAGGCGAGTTACGCGGGGACGAGCTTCCTGACGCCGGACAAGAAAGGCAGCTTCAGGTACGGATCGGAGCTCGTGAACATAACCGCCGATGCAACGATCCCCGGAGGCCTCGGGAGCTTCGGGTACGACGACGAAGGCGTTCCCGCGCAGAGAACGCCACTTGTGGACGGCGGGATATTCGTGAACTATCTTACGTCCAGGGAAACCGCGGCCAGGTTGGGTGAAAGAAGCAATGGTGCGATGCGCGCGGACGGTCCCCACAGGATGCCGATAATCAGGATGACTAACATCAACCTCGAGCCGGGCGATTGGACGCTCGACGAGATGATCCGCGATACGAAGGAGGGCATTCTCCTCGATACGAACAAGAGCTGGAGTATAGACGACAGGCGATTGAACTTTCAGTTTGGCACAGAGGTTGGTTACCTCATTAGGGACGGCGCCATCGGCCAGATGGTGAAGAATCCCACTTATACGGGGATAACGCCTGAGTTCTGGGGGAGTTGCGACGCGGTTGGGACCAGAGGAGAGTGGCACCTTTGGGGTGTTCCGAATTGCGGCAAAGGCGAGCCGCCTCAGCTCGCGCACGTCGGTCACGGGTCTGCTCCCGCGAGATTCCGTAACGTGAGGGTGGGTGTTGGGAGATGGTAG